The following proteins are co-located in the Maridesulfovibrio sp. genome:
- a CDS encoding molybdenum cofactor biosynthesis protein MoaE, with protein MDISKKIAELKQDPEFADNVGMILIHNGVVRGWSRGTREKVTGIEIKADHDKIEQIRQEHEKHPGIYKIVAHANEGVFKPGDDVLFLIVAGDIRENVKACLSSLLDTVKAEAFTKKEVLA; from the coding sequence ATGGACATTTCAAAAAAAATTGCTGAACTCAAACAGGATCCTGAATTCGCCGATAACGTTGGCATGATCCTGATCCATAACGGAGTCGTCCGAGGCTGGTCGCGAGGTACCCGTGAAAAAGTAACCGGAATCGAAATCAAGGCCGATCACGACAAAATCGAACAAATCCGTCAGGAACATGAAAAGCATCCCGGAATTTATAAAATTGTGGCCCACGCTAACGAGGGCGTTTTCAAACCCGGCGATGATGTACTTTTCCTCATCGTAGCCGGAGATATCCGCGAAAACGTCAAGGCATGCCTCTCCAGCCTGCTTGACACAGTCAAAGCCGAAGCTTTTACTAAAAAAGAAGTTCTTGCCTAA
- a CDS encoding glycosyltransferase yields the protein MRIFQVINVRWFNATSWYALYLSKLLQDAGHEILLITVPGSETEEKAIEMGLNVKTIELNSAHPHKLIKACAQVYSLIKKYKPQVVNCHRGEAFFWWGILRKMRMGYKLVRTRGDQRLPKSDFFNRYLHSKVADAVVVTNKRMADHFLNKMELAESRLWLIHGGVDNEKFCFDPEGRQQARDKFGFSEEDVVIGMLGRFDRVKGQKELIEALAKTRNNVHGKSVKLFLIGFPTATSKHEVETWLTDNGLTDITSISGKCEDVTACISAMDIGVIASLWSETIARAALEIMACKRPLISSSVGVMPDLLPKEALVPPQDVNQLSLKLTEAINDPEFRQRLLTEHKRTMSQLSGEDFLKRTMTLYQGIL from the coding sequence ATGCGAATTTTCCAAGTTATCAACGTCCGCTGGTTCAACGCCACTTCGTGGTATGCCCTTTACCTGAGCAAACTCCTGCAGGATGCCGGACACGAAATCCTTCTCATCACAGTCCCCGGCTCTGAAACCGAGGAAAAAGCCATCGAAATGGGTCTCAATGTAAAAACCATTGAATTGAACTCCGCCCATCCGCATAAACTCATCAAGGCTTGTGCCCAGGTCTATTCGCTGATTAAAAAGTACAAACCTCAAGTGGTAAACTGCCATCGCGGTGAAGCATTCTTCTGGTGGGGTATCCTGCGAAAGATGAGAATGGGTTACAAACTGGTCAGGACCAGAGGCGACCAGCGACTCCCCAAAAGCGACTTCTTCAACCGCTACCTGCATTCCAAGGTTGCTGATGCAGTCGTGGTGACTAACAAAAGAATGGCCGACCATTTTCTGAATAAAATGGAATTGGCCGAGAGCCGCCTTTGGCTGATCCATGGCGGTGTTGATAATGAAAAATTCTGCTTCGATCCCGAAGGACGCCAGCAGGCAAGGGATAAATTCGGTTTCAGTGAAGAGGATGTTGTCATCGGCATGCTCGGACGATTCGACCGGGTTAAAGGCCAAAAGGAACTCATCGAAGCTCTGGCTAAAACCCGCAACAACGTTCACGGTAAGAGCGTCAAGCTCTTCCTGATCGGCTTTCCTACAGCCACCAGCAAGCATGAAGTGGAGACATGGCTGACCGATAACGGGTTGACCGATATCACCTCCATCAGCGGAAAATGCGAAGACGTAACCGCCTGTATTTCAGCCATGGATATCGGAGTAATCGCTTCGCTCTGGTCTGAAACCATTGCCCGTGCCGCATTGGAAATCATGGCCTGCAAAAGACCGCTGATATCATCATCAGTCGGTGTAATGCCTGACCTCCTGCCGAAGGAAGCTCTTGTGCCCCCGCAGGATGTCAATCAACTTTCGCTCAAGCTGACTGAAGCAATCAACGATCCTGAATTCAGACAAAGACTTCTCACTGAGCACAAAAGGACCATGTCTCAGCTCTCAGGAGAAGACTTCCTGAAAAGAACTATGACTCTATATCAAGGTATATTGTAA
- a CDS encoding glycosyltransferase, which translates to MEDLNNDPKVSVIIPTYNRAERICRAVDSVLAQKFTDFECLVVDDGSTDDTAERLAGYDDPRLKILRQENRGVSAARNYGIAASSGDLIALLDSDDEWVPEKLLKQVTFMAEAGFEISQTDEIWIRKGKRVNQCKKHEKPEGMFFDRSLEMCMVSPSCVIFSRKFWEELGPFDEDMPACEDYDLWIRAGTKYPVGLLRERLTIKHGGRPDQLSNSVGCLDLYRIYAIVKLLQAGTLTADERNMALDELQRKTGFYIGGCRKRGRDEQAVRIERLVQGIIAGEDVLPSEIIEN; encoded by the coding sequence TTGGAAGATCTTAATAATGACCCCAAAGTTTCCGTAATTATACCGACTTACAACCGGGCTGAACGGATATGCCGGGCTGTGGATTCTGTTCTGGCTCAGAAATTTACTGATTTTGAATGTCTGGTAGTGGATGATGGTTCCACTGACGATACTGCGGAAAGGCTGGCGGGATACGATGATCCCCGGTTGAAGATTCTCCGGCAGGAGAACAGGGGAGTTTCTGCCGCACGCAATTACGGTATCGCTGCTTCCAGTGGAGATTTGATTGCTTTGCTTGATTCCGATGATGAGTGGGTGCCGGAAAAGCTTTTGAAGCAGGTGACGTTCATGGCTGAGGCTGGTTTTGAAATCAGCCAGACAGATGAAATATGGATTCGTAAGGGCAAACGGGTCAACCAGTGTAAAAAGCATGAAAAACCGGAAGGAATGTTTTTCGATCGTTCGCTTGAAATGTGTATGGTCAGTCCTTCATGTGTAATTTTCAGCCGGAAATTCTGGGAGGAGCTGGGGCCTTTTGATGAAGATATGCCTGCCTGCGAGGATTATGATCTCTGGATACGGGCCGGAACAAAGTATCCGGTAGGTCTGTTGCGTGAGCGTCTGACCATTAAACACGGCGGACGTCCGGATCAATTATCCAATAGCGTAGGGTGTTTGGATTTATACAGAATATACGCTATAGTGAAATTGCTTCAAGCAGGAACTCTTACTGCTGATGAGCGGAACATGGCCCTTGATGAACTTCAGCGTAAGACCGGTTTTTATATAGGTGGGTGCAGGAAGCGGGGGCGTGATGAACAGGCCGTGCGGATAGAACGGCTGGTTCAGGGTATTATTGCGGGAGAGGATGTTCTGCCTTCTGAAATTATTGAAAATTAA
- a CDS encoding PaaI family thioesterase yields MPIEKFIETEFPFHKFLGIKVDKIETDSVRLYIPFKKELIGHADNEMIHGGVISTLADICGGFAVWTQCERNDFVATITLSVDYLRPATARDLYAEAKVRLLGNKVGNAHISIWSEGAPDVNVA; encoded by the coding sequence ATGCCCATAGAAAAATTCATTGAAACGGAATTCCCTTTTCATAAATTCCTCGGCATAAAAGTGGACAAAATAGAGACCGACTCTGTTCGCCTGTATATCCCCTTCAAAAAAGAACTCATCGGCCATGCAGATAATGAGATGATTCATGGCGGAGTGATTTCCACGCTGGCTGATATATGTGGAGGTTTTGCTGTTTGGACCCAATGTGAACGAAACGATTTTGTTGCCACGATTACGCTCAGCGTGGACTATTTAAGACCCGCAACAGCTCGCGATCTCTATGCTGAAGCAAAAGTCAGACTACTTGGCAACAAGGTTGGAAATGCCCACATTTCTATCTGGTCCGAAGGAGCACCAGACGTAAACGTTGCATAA